The Setaria viridis chromosome 6, Setaria_viridis_v4.0, whole genome shotgun sequence genome contains a region encoding:
- the LOC117859960 gene encoding protein SHORT INTERNODES 1, with the protein MAGFPLGGGGGGGGHHHDGRGDHHHPHVNPSSSGSDSATAAAAAAAAYLYTTAAAAPRGGGFQLWPHHPAQEHHHFYAPNIIRFADDPAAGSSRGGRGSASGAGAGTISCQDCGNQAKKDCAHMRCRTCCKSRGFDCPTHVKSTWVPAAKRRERQQQLTTSGGGAEPSKRPRDTQPSSTTATTTSSGEQQQQMAMVGERFPREVSSEAVFRCVRLGPVDEADAEVAYQTSVSIAGHVFKGILHDVGPDPSVAAGGGGYRHAAEGSSPSTAAAGEGSVAGPVSSSAVVMDPYPTPGPYGGAPFFHGHPR; encoded by the exons ATGGCGGGCTTCCCtctaggcggcggcggaggaggaggaggacaccaccacgacggccgcggcgaccaccaccacccccacgtcaacccttcctcctccggctccgatTCTGCGACTgccgcggcagccgccgcggccgcctacCTCTACACGACGGCCGCTGCGGCGCCACGGGGCGGCGGGTTCCAGCTATGGCCGCACCACCCGGCGCAGGAGCACCACCACTTCTACGCGCCCAACATCATCCGATTTGCCGatgaccccgccgccggctcctcgcGTGGCGGGAGGGGctccgcctccggcgccggcgcggggacCATCAGCTGCCAGGACTGCGGCAACCAGGCCAAAAAGGACTGCGCCCACATGCGCTGCCGCACCTGCTGCAAGAGCCGGGGCTTCGACTGCCCCACCCACGTCAAGTCCACCTGGGTGCCCGCCGCCAAGCGCCGCGAACGCCAGCAGCAGCTCACcacaagcggcggcggcgccgagccgTCCAAGCGACCGCGCGACACCCAGCCTtcttccaccaccgccaccaccacttccTCCG gagagcagcagcagcagatggcgATGGTGGGCGAGAGGTTCCCGAGGGAGGTGAGCTCGGAGGCGGTGTTCCGCTGCGTGCGGCTGGGCCCGGTCGACGAGGCCGACGCCGAGGTGGCGTACCAGACAAGCGTCAGCATCGCCGGACACGTCTTCAAGGGCATCCTGCACGACGTCGGCCCGGACCCGTCGgtcgcggcgggcggcggcggatacCGACACGCCGCCGAGGGGTCCTCCCcgagcacggccgcggcgggcgaAGGCAGCGTCGCGGGGCCCGTCTCGTCATCGGCTGTGGTCATGGACCCGTACCCGACGCCCGGCCCCTACGGCGGCGCGCCGTTCTTCCACGGCCATCCGAGGTGA